The Coraliomargarita sinensis genomic sequence TGCGGGGACCTCCGGCCACCAGGACTCGCGTACCGGATAGCCTTCGTCTTTCAGCAGTAAAAAGAGGCTTTTGAGATAGACGACAGATGGCTCCAAGTGCTGCGCAAAAGCATCCATACTCCGCTCGGCCAGTTGATAGAGCGCGGGCAGGTCCGCCATATGGCCTCCGTTCAGGATGAGCAGATTGCTCAGGTCCGAAGCGTGGCGCAGGGCGCGGTAATTCTGGCCTATTTCGCTGCGGCGCTGTAGGATTTGGTAATCACTGACAAACTGGGCGGTCCCGTGCTTGGATGTTTCGAGTTGGACCTCGGCGGTATCGAAGAGGTCGGGCGCGGCTTTGGTTGAGCGGTTCTTGGTTGCGACGCGCTTCAGGCAGAGTTGGCAGCCCAGCTCCGGTCCGAGAAGATGGAGTTTGAGAAAGGATTCTCCGGAGGCTTCCTTTCGCAGGACTAGGACTCTATGTGTTTGTGACATTAGTTCCCGCTCCGGCCCCGGGCTTCTTCCGGGTTCTCGATTTTTACAGGTTCCCCCTCGCCGGGCGGCACCACCGCGCCCCCGGAAATAATCAACTTCATGCCGTCGGTGATACTCATCTTCAATCGGGTGACATCCGTATCCGGAAGCATGAGCAGGAAGCCGCTGGTCGGATTTGGGGTCGTGGGCACGAAGACATTGACGATATTGGCCCCCGTAACCTCCTGCGGCTCGCCCTTGGCTTTACTGGTCAGGAAGCCGAGCACGTAGCTGTGGGCGCGGGGGTATTCGATGAGCACGACTTCCTGGAAAACGGCTTTGTTTTGCTGGCTGATGGTATCGACGATCTGCTTTACCGTACGGTATACGGAATTAATAAAAGGAACCTGTCCGAGGAGTTTTTCCATCCAGCGCAACAAAATCCGGCCGATGACGAAACGAGAGCAGTAGCCCAGCAGGGTGATAAGAAGGAAAACCACCAGGATCGAGATGATCTCAAGCGCGAGGGCCACTGCGGGCATATCCCTGAACTGTCGGTCCAGAAACCAGAAAAAGAAGTTGCTCGCAGGCGTGCCCAGCTTTTGCAGGAGAAAGTTGATCACGATAATCGTGACGCCGAGAGGCAGAATGACGACGAGGCCGGTGATGAAGGCGTTGCGAATGGAGCGGAACATAATGCGGTGGTAACGGGTTGCCGTGTAAGATTCCCATGGATGGGCGCCCCGCAACTTTAAAGAAGAGATTCCCATTGCCAATCTTCAGCATGGTCGCTGTATCAGCCGGCATGCAAAACCTCCATCATGATTACGAGGGCCTTATTTTTGACATGGACGGTACTTTGGCCGACACCATGCCGACGCATTTCATTGCCTGGACGAGGTCAATGGACGCGCACGGCATCAAATTTACCGAGGAGCGGTTTTATGCGCTTGGTGGCGTGCCAGCGGTGAATGTCATTACTATGCTGGCGAAAGAGCAGGGGGTGTCCGTCGATGCGGTCAGGCTGGCGGAGCAAAAGGAGGCCTTGTTTCTGGAACTGCTTGAGGAGGTAAAACCGGTGCTGCCGGTGAAATCGATTGCGGAGTTTCACCGTGAGCACATCCCGATGGCGGTGGCGACCGGCAGCGAGAAATGGGTGGCGGAGAAAATTCTCCGGGCGCTGGGAATTTACGAATGGTTTGGTGCCATCGTGGGTGCCGACTGTATTGAAAACCCGAAACCTGCGCCCGATGTCTACCTGCGTGCCGCCGAGCTGATCGGTGTGGATCCCCGGCGTTGCCATGCTTTCGAAGATACCGTACTGGGCATGGAGGCCGCACAACGGGCGGGGATGGAAGTCATCGATATCAACACACTACTGGATTAGCCCGGGGTGCAAGCATCCAAACCGATGCTTTACATGCCTGATCTGAGCCCTAGCTTCTTAAGGTTTTAACCAGAGGTCTGCACCGATCCGGCAGCAGACCCTAAAGAAACTAATTTTTTATGAAACAACGCTCCATCCATCGGGAGGTCTCCATTAAAGGTAAATCCCTGCACACCGGCGAGGAAGTGCATCTGACGCTCAAACCCGCAGCTGAAAACACCGGCATCGTGTTCAAGCGCGTGGATCTATTCGGCAAGCCCGAGCTCAAGCCGCTTGCCGATCACGTGGACGACCTTGTCCGCAGCACAACTATTGCCGATGGCCATGCCAAGGTGCACACGGTTGAGCACGTGCTCAGCGCGCTCAACGGCTGCGGTGTGGACAATGTCATTATCGAGATGGATGCGAGTGAACCGCCGATTCTCGATGGATCGGCCAAACACTTTGTCAATCTGGTGCAGGAAGCTGAACCGGTGGAACAGGAAGCCGAGCGCCAGTATTACACCTTGGAAGAGCCGATTTCCGTGACGCGCGGCGGCAGCTCGCTCATCGCATTGCCGCACGACGGCTTCCGGATTACCTGCACCTCCGCGGATGATCGCGGAATCCACACCCAGCATCTCAGTCTGGATGTCGACCCGGAGACTTACGTGGCCCAAATCGCTCCGGCCCGTACGTTTACGATCTACGAAGACATTGAGGAACTCCTCAAACTGGGTAAGATCAAAGGCGGCAGTCTTGACAGCGCGATTGTGATTAAAGGGGACAAAATTGTTTCCAAGGAACCGCTGCGCTACACGGACGAATTCGTCCGGCATAAGATGCTCGATATTATCGGCGACATCGTTCTGGCCGGTATGCCGATCAAGGCCCACATCGTAGCGGTTCGACCGGGGCATGCGCTCAATGCTGAATTGAGCAAGGAACTGCGGAAGAAGATTCTGGAAAAAGCCAAGGGAAAGAAGAAAAAAGCAGCGGCACCGGCAGCAACTGTCGAGACGGGAGAGGGAACCATGGATATCCGCCGGGTGCTCGACCTCCTGCCGCACCGCTATCCCTTCGTTATGATTGACCGGGTTTTGGAAGTGCCGAACGACGACGAATTGGTGGCCTTGAAGAACGTCACGATCAACGAGCCTTATTTTCAGGGCCACTACCCGGGCCGTCCGGTGATGCCGGGTGTGCTGCAGATTGAAGCGATGGCCCAGGCCGCCGGGATTCTGTTGCTGCGTCGTCTCGACGTGGGGGATAGTACGATCGCGTTTTTCATGAGTGTGGATAAAGTTAAATTCCGCCAGGCAGTCGAGCCGGGAGATGCGCTTTATGTGCATGCGAAAATTACCAAGGTTCGCGGCAACAAATTGGCGACGGCCACCGCCGAATGTAAAGTTGGGGACAAGGTTGTTTCGAATGCCGAGCTTATGTTTATGCTGGTCGAGGCGAGCGATTAAAAGCTTCCTATGGGTATGGCGAGTCAGATACATCCTACCGCGATTATTGAAAAGGGGGCCGAACTTGACGAAGGGGTCATTGTTGGTCCGTACGCCTACATCGGCCCACACGTTACGATCGCTAAAGGCACTGAAGTGATGCACCACGCGACCGTCGATGGCGGAACCACGATGGGGGAAGATAACGAGGTGCACCCTTACGCCTATGTCGGCGGGAAGACTCACGACCTCAAATATAAGGGAGGCGTGCAGGGGCTGAAAATCGGCTCAGGGAACGTCTTTCGGGAATTCACCACCATCCACTGTGCCACCACTGAGGGTCAACTGACCAGGTTGGGGGATAAAAACCTGATTCTGGCTTACAGCCATATCGCCCATGAGTGCCAGGTGGGTAATCACCTAGTCATGAGCAGTCATGCTGCGCTTGGCGGGCACGTCGAGGTTATGGATCATGTCAATATCGGCTGGGGGGCCGGGGTGCATCAGTTTTGCCGTATCGGCGATTTTGCCATGGTGGGGGCGGCATCCAAAGTCGTTCAGGACGTGCCGCCCTACATGATCTCGGATGGCAGCCCGGCTGAAGTGCGAACACCAAACAAAGTGGGTCTCGAGCGGGCCGGCTTCTCCAAAGAGGACATTGCTCTGGTTCGCCGGATCTTCAAAGTTTTCTACAAGGAAGGATTCAATCGCCGGCAGGCTGCCGAGAAGCTTGAGGAGGCCGGGGTGGCCGAGACGGAAATTGTGACACGCTTTTTGGGCTTTTTGAAAACAAGCGAGCGGGGCTTGTCATAGGAGGCGCTTCCTGTAGTTTGCAGTCGCTTTTTGAAAATTGATTTCAAACGATGAAAGAGCAGTTGTTCCTGAAGAGTATTCTATTTGGTCTGACTTGGGCGCTCACAGCCTGCGCAGCGGAGCAGAGTGATTCGCCGGAGACGGATCCGCCGACTTCTGAACCCCGTGTCGCCTCCTTCGATCTCTCGATCGACTCCGAGCCGATCAACCGTGAGGACCCCAGGTATCTTACGAGCTACGCACCCATTCTGAAGCCCGCCAAGGAAGCGGTGGTGGCGGTGCACTCGGCCAGCGTGATGCGCTTCATTCGCCAGCGAGGGATGGATCCGCGTGAAGAATTACTCCGGCGCTTCTTCGGGCTGCCTCCCGGGGCGGGCGGCCAACCGGAGGAGTTTGAACGTCGCTACTCGGAAGGAGTCGGCTCCGGTGTGTTGATCTCCGCCGATGGCTATATCTTGACCAACAATCATGTGGTCACCGCCCGCACAGGTGATCCGGCGGACGAGATTCTGGTGGAGCTGAATGACGGACGGGAATTTCAGGCCGACTTGGTGGGGCGTGATCCCAGCAGTGATTTGGCCGTACTGAAGATTGCGGCCGAGGATTTGCCATTTCTGAAAATGGCGGACAGCGACCTGCTCGAAGTGGGCGATGTTGTCTTTGCGATCGGCAACCCGATGGGAGTGGGATTGACCATCACGCAGGGTATTGTCTCGGCGACAGGCCGGAGTAACCTTTCCATTCTCGGCGAGTCCGGCTACGAGAGCTTTATCCAGACGGACGCGCCCATTAATCCGGGCAACTCCGGTGGTGCGCTGGTTGACGCTTATGGCCGCTTAATCGGCATCAATACGGCGATTCTCTCTCGCAGTGGTGGCAGCATTGGCCTCGGCTTTGCCATCCCCTCGACCTTTGCCCACGACATTACGCTTGATCTCGTTCGTGAAGGTAAGGTGCGCCGCGGACTGTTAGGGGTGAGTATTGAAGATTTGAATCCGGAATATGCGGAAGCCTTCTCAGTGCCGGAGGAGAAGGGTGCATTCATTCAATCGGTGGCCGAGGGCTTGCCGGCAGAAAAAGCGGGTATCCGCGGGGGTGATGTCATTGTGGCTGTTGACGGGGAGTCCGTGGACGGGGCTACAGACCTGCGCCTCAAGGTCGGGAAATTCGCGCCGGGTGAGGAAGTGGCATTGAGTGTCAGGCGGGAAGGGGAGCTGCTGCGCGTCAATGTCGAACTCGCGGATCCGGATAATCCTTTCGGTGCGGGAGCTATGGCCGGTGAATTGCTAACAGGCGTCAATGTTGCTTTGATCGACGCCGGAGTTCGTATGAAGTACGGAATTGAAGACGAGTTGTCCGGTTTGGTGGTGACCTCGGTGACCGAATCTTCGCCATACGCATCCGGTCTTCTGAAGGGGATGCTGATACTGGAGATCAATGGAGTGGTTCCCCGTTCTTTGGATCATGCGCAGTCCCTGATCGCTTCGCGGGAAGTGAGCAGCTTTTTCGTTTATTCCGGCGGGCGTTCCGGCTATTTATCCATCCGTCCAGATTAGAATTCTGATGACTTGACGTAATCGCCCCCGCTAGCGCATTTTAAAGGCTGTCTAAATGCAAGAGCATCGCGCACTCATACTCCGCAGTAATCGATTCCTCGGATCCGCCATGGTGGAACGCGGACTAGTTTCTGTGGACGACCTGGAAGCGGCCAACGAAAAATTCATGGAAGCCATTCAGGCTTCCGAGTTAAAGCGGGCTTCGATACTGAGTACTCTGCTCTACGAAACCAAGGCACTTGAAGAACAAGCGCTTCTCGAACACCTGGTCGAAGAAGAAAGTCTGGGGCTGATCGACCTGGGGCACATCGATTTGCGCTCGCTGCGTCCATACAATGTCGACCTCTCCCTTTGCTGGGCCACTTCAACGATTCCTTTCGACAAGGTGGAAAACACCTACATGTTGGCCACATGTTACTGGCTCAGCGCACCTGTTGTAAAACATTGGGAAGAACTGCTCGATGGCCGGGTGATCTGGTATGGCACCGCGACGAGTTCCATGACCCGCGCACTGGAACAAATCGAAGAAATACATGAAGCGGAAGATGAAGCTGCTGCCGAAGACGAATAAGCGCCAACGACCTCAAAACAAAATTTAGTATATGTCCTACAGTGTTCTCATCCTAGACGACGATGCCGATTTTAATAGTCTCCTGACTGATATTTTCGAGCAGGCCGACTACATCGTTACCTCCATGACCGATCCTCTCGAGGCGGTGGAGGTATTCAAGGAGACGGACTACGATTTGGTGGTGACCGACCATAAGATGCCCGAAATGACGGGTGCCGAGTTCATGAAAAAGATCAAGGAGCTTCGGCCGGAGGTTCCTGTAATTATGGTGTCCGGCTATCTTGAGAATGATACGATTCGCGAGTTGATCAGCGAGGGTGTGGGAGGTGTTTTTCTGAAACCCCTGAATATTTTCTCCCTGCTTGAGCGGACCGGGGAACTCATTGCCGAAGCCAAGAAAGTGGAGAATGCGCCACAGCAGGAAGACAGCTCTGAAGGCGAGGGTGAAGTCGATGCCAAGCTTGGGTTTTCCTTCCGCTCATTTCCTTGTAAGACGGGGGCTTCCACCACCTTCGCAGAACGTCTCTACTCGCTGCGAAACTTCAGGTCAACGCTGACGCTGATCGGCGAGGAAGGGATGCATTATCGGTCAATTTGTGAAGATATTCGCAGGTTTTACGAGAGCGACAAAGAGCAGTTTGTTTACCTCAGTCCGGGGTCATTCGACAGTACTCAGGCGCTTTCACTCATTCAGGAAGCGAAGAAGCAGGGGGCCGAACGTGTCACATGCGTCATTCTTGAGATCGAAAACATGAGTGATGACCAAAAGAAGCTGGCGGCTACTTTACCAAAGGGCGACGGGGATTTTGGTGACTTGGACCTCCCATTGCGTGCGATCTATTGTGTGAGCGGTGACCTCGACTCGCTTTTCGATGAAGGTCTGATCGATGAGAATCTTTACATCCTCATGGGGACAGCCGAGGTGCGTGTGCCGCCACTTCGTGAGTGCAAAGTGGACATCGGAGTGATGGCGCAGCAGTTGGTTGTTGAGATGGCCCGCGAGAAAGGCCTTGCCGCCGTGCCCCGGTTTGAGAAGTCCGCGCGTGACCTTTTCCGTGAGCAGCCCTGGAAAGGTAACTACGAGGAGCTTCGTGGAACGGTCCGCAAGATCATGGATGCGGACCCCGGCGATGTGCTGAGCTTGAACGATGTCAAAGCGGCCATGCTGGTCAGCGAGGGGGCCTCTCCCCGGGCACGATTCGAATCTTATCTTTCGAGCCAACAAACAGAACTTGTGCGCGCAGCGGCGATTCTCTTCGGGGCGGAGCGTGCCAAGGTCGCCAGTTTTTTCGCATCCGATGTCAATGAGGTTGCTGCCAAGATGCAATAAGCTCTTCCAAACTATTAAAACCAGACGAAAATAAAGCTATGGCAGGACGGATATTAGTTCTAGACGACGAAGAAAACTACGCAGAGATGCTGCAGGATCTTCTTCGCGACAACAACTACCGTGTCGATATGGCGACCCGGCCGGAGAGGGCAATCGATCAGTTGGAAGAGATCCCCTACGATCTGGTGATTTCCGACTACAAGATGCCGGTAATGGATGGTGCGGATTTCCTTAAAAAATCACGTGAGCTTTACCCCAACCTCCCTTTTATATTGGTCTCCGGGTTGATGAACACCCCCGAGTTGGTCAAGGTGGCCAACATGAGTGTGACGCTCGTTATGGAAAAGCCTCTGGATACGGAAGCATTTCTGCAGCAGGTGGCACGATTCTCCGAGCCGATGACGGAGGAGGAAAAAAACAGGCAGGCCCAGGAGTCGGAAGAAGCCAGTGCCGAAGTCGGCGAGACCAGCTCGAGTTATCCTGAAGAGCCACGCTTTTTCAGTGCGGTCAGTGCTGCTGCGAAACGCTTCATGCAACACGCTTGGACGGTTGCCAATGCTTCCAAAGAGTTGTTCATCCTGGAGCCGGTGGGTGGTGACGCGGAGTTGGCCGCCAAAGATATTTCCGCATGGCGGGGGAACAGTGACCTGCCGGTCGCAAGTTTTGATTTTCCCGGCTCGAAAGAAGAGGCTATGGTAAGACTCCGAGAAGTCTTTTCGGGTCACGATCAGAGTAACACGGTCTGTATTCGCCTGACATCAAGCGATCAAATTGCGCGGGCGCGCGAGCTGACGGAAGCCGCTGCCGGTGAACTTGATGATGGTAACAACATGTTGCTGGTCTACCACCTGGAGGCGGACAATCCTTCCTCGCATTTGGGAGATACCGGCGACCATGGTGTTGTCCTTCCCTCCCTCAATGAAAGGACACCGGACACGGCATCCTACGCCCGTCGATTCGCGAAAATTGCCAGCGAG encodes the following:
- a CDS encoding bifunctional UDP-3-O-[3-hydroxymyristoyl] N-acetylglucosamine deacetylase/3-hydroxyacyl-ACP dehydratase, whose translation is MKQRSIHREVSIKGKSLHTGEEVHLTLKPAAENTGIVFKRVDLFGKPELKPLADHVDDLVRSTTIADGHAKVHTVEHVLSALNGCGVDNVIIEMDASEPPILDGSAKHFVNLVQEAEPVEQEAERQYYTLEEPISVTRGGSSLIALPHDGFRITCTSADDRGIHTQHLSLDVDPETYVAQIAPARTFTIYEDIEELLKLGKIKGGSLDSAIVIKGDKIVSKEPLRYTDEFVRHKMLDIIGDIVLAGMPIKAHIVAVRPGHALNAELSKELRKKILEKAKGKKKKAAAPAATVETGEGTMDIRRVLDLLPHRYPFVMIDRVLEVPNDDELVALKNVTINEPYFQGHYPGRPVMPGVLQIEAMAQAAGILLLRRLDVGDSTIAFFMSVDKVKFRQAVEPGDALYVHAKITKVRGNKLATATAECKVGDKVVSNAELMFMLVEASD
- a CDS encoding DUF502 domain-containing protein translates to MFRSIRNAFITGLVVILPLGVTIIVINFLLQKLGTPASNFFFWFLDRQFRDMPAVALALEIISILVVFLLITLLGYCSRFVIGRILLRWMEKLLGQVPFINSVYRTVKQIVDTISQQNKAVFQEVVLIEYPRAHSYVLGFLTSKAKGEPQEVTGANIVNVFVPTTPNPTSGFLLMLPDTDVTRLKMSITDGMKLIISGGAVVPPGEGEPVKIENPEEARGRSGN
- a CDS encoding response regulator, with the protein product MAGRILVLDDEENYAEMLQDLLRDNNYRVDMATRPERAIDQLEEIPYDLVISDYKMPVMDGADFLKKSRELYPNLPFILVSGLMNTPELVKVANMSVTLVMEKPLDTEAFLQQVARFSEPMTEEEKNRQAQESEEASAEVGETSSSYPEEPRFFSAVSAAAKRFMQHAWTVANASKELFILEPVGGDAELAAKDISAWRGNSDLPVASFDFPGSKEEAMVRLREVFSGHDQSNTVCIRLTSSDQIARARELTEAAAGELDDGNNMLLVYHLEADNPSSHLGDTGDHGVVLPSLNERTPDTASYARRFAKIASERSGMKNCAEFTPEAVYLLLSHDWPRGYKEVQEVVMQSVKSSESDEAISVELLQNAMGLEDVQIASPDTRLNVLMKKAQRHYFEREMLADGLTAADLARKLEFENSIQTRDDLKNMSLVKSELAKL
- a CDS encoding HAD family hydrolase gives rise to the protein MQNLHHDYEGLIFDMDGTLADTMPTHFIAWTRSMDAHGIKFTEERFYALGGVPAVNVITMLAKEQGVSVDAVRLAEQKEALFLELLEEVKPVLPVKSIAEFHREHIPMAVATGSEKWVAEKILRALGIYEWFGAIVGADCIENPKPAPDVYLRAAELIGVDPRRCHAFEDTVLGMEAAQRAGMEVIDINTLLD
- the lpxA gene encoding acyl-ACP--UDP-N-acetylglucosamine O-acyltransferase translates to MASQIHPTAIIEKGAELDEGVIVGPYAYIGPHVTIAKGTEVMHHATVDGGTTMGEDNEVHPYAYVGGKTHDLKYKGGVQGLKIGSGNVFREFTTIHCATTEGQLTRLGDKNLILAYSHIAHECQVGNHLVMSSHAALGGHVEVMDHVNIGWGAGVHQFCRIGDFAMVGAASKVVQDVPPYMISDGSPAEVRTPNKVGLERAGFSKEDIALVRRIFKVFYKEGFNRRQAAEKLEEAGVAETEIVTRFLGFLKTSERGLS
- a CDS encoding sigma-54-dependent transcriptional regulator, with amino-acid sequence MSYSVLILDDDADFNSLLTDIFEQADYIVTSMTDPLEAVEVFKETDYDLVVTDHKMPEMTGAEFMKKIKELRPEVPVIMVSGYLENDTIRELISEGVGGVFLKPLNIFSLLERTGELIAEAKKVENAPQQEDSSEGEGEVDAKLGFSFRSFPCKTGASTTFAERLYSLRNFRSTLTLIGEEGMHYRSICEDIRRFYESDKEQFVYLSPGSFDSTQALSLIQEAKKQGAERVTCVILEIENMSDDQKKLAATLPKGDGDFGDLDLPLRAIYCVSGDLDSLFDEGLIDENLYILMGTAEVRVPPLRECKVDIGVMAQQLVVEMAREKGLAAVPRFEKSARDLFREQPWKGNYEELRGTVRKIMDADPGDVLSLNDVKAAMLVSEGASPRARFESYLSSQQTELVRAAAILFGAERAKVASFFASDVNEVAAKMQ
- a CDS encoding trypsin-like peptidase domain-containing protein, producing the protein MKEQLFLKSILFGLTWALTACAAEQSDSPETDPPTSEPRVASFDLSIDSEPINREDPRYLTSYAPILKPAKEAVVAVHSASVMRFIRQRGMDPREELLRRFFGLPPGAGGQPEEFERRYSEGVGSGVLISADGYILTNNHVVTARTGDPADEILVELNDGREFQADLVGRDPSSDLAVLKIAAEDLPFLKMADSDLLEVGDVVFAIGNPMGVGLTITQGIVSATGRSNLSILGESGYESFIQTDAPINPGNSGGALVDAYGRLIGINTAILSRSGGSIGLGFAIPSTFAHDITLDLVREGKVRRGLLGVSIEDLNPEYAEAFSVPEEKGAFIQSVAEGLPAEKAGIRGGDVIVAVDGESVDGATDLRLKVGKFAPGEEVALSVRREGELLRVNVELADPDNPFGAGAMAGELLTGVNVALIDAGVRMKYGIEDELSGLVVTSVTESSPYASGLLKGMLILEINGVVPRSLDHAQSLIASREVSSFFVYSGGRSGYLSIRPD